Proteins co-encoded in one Corynebacterium lujinxingii genomic window:
- a CDS encoding metal ABC transporter ATP-binding protein, producing MIAELRDAAVAPLWSGLDLVVDKGEFIAVLGPNGVGKSTLLGTLMGTRKLTHGSAHVNGRVGFIPQQHMFPKDLPVRGRDLVSWAMGKRTPKADVEAQLASVGAHAFADQRVGLLSGGQQQLIRQAQAFSQDPELLLADEPLLSLDPARARDTVVRLHEHPAAVVCVTHSINPVLGVVDRVLYLGPKGHVIGDVSEVMRSEVLSELYGTRVDVVEVDGRMVVL from the coding sequence GTGATCGCTGAGCTGCGCGACGCCGCCGTCGCTCCCCTGTGGTCCGGGCTCGACCTCGTCGTGGACAAAGGCGAGTTCATCGCGGTCCTCGGCCCGAACGGCGTCGGCAAATCGACGCTGCTGGGCACCCTGATGGGCACCCGCAAACTCACGCACGGCAGCGCACATGTAAACGGCCGGGTCGGGTTCATCCCGCAGCAGCACATGTTCCCGAAGGATCTCCCGGTGCGCGGGCGCGACCTCGTTTCCTGGGCGATGGGCAAACGCACCCCGAAGGCAGACGTCGAGGCACAGCTCGCCTCCGTCGGCGCCCACGCGTTCGCCGATCAGCGCGTCGGCCTCCTCTCTGGCGGCCAGCAGCAGCTCATCCGACAAGCGCAGGCGTTTTCCCAAGACCCCGAGCTCTTGCTTGCCGACGAACCCCTGCTCTCCCTCGACCCCGCCCGCGCCCGCGACACGGTCGTTAGGTTGCACGAGCACCCGGCTGCGGTGGTGTGTGTGACGCACTCAATTAACCCGGTGCTCGGCGTCGTCGATAGGGTGCTCTACCTCGGTCCGAAGGGCCACGTCATCGGGGATGTTTCTGAGGTCATGCGCTCCGAAGTACTAAGCGAGCTCTACGGCACGCGCGTCGATGTCGTCGAAGTGGACGGAAGGATGGTCGTGCTGTGA
- a CDS encoding metal ABC transporter permease: MSDTLFLLSQDFVQTTLIACALLGILSGVMAPLVVLRQMSFSVHATSELALMGASAALLFGLNVGFGAVAGAVVAALVLAALGLKGQQDSAVGVAMSFGMALSVLFIHLYPGNSNRALALLTGQIVGVSAQNVVLLGITTAVVAGAVIALWRPLLFASADPVMAAASNVPVRAMALTFAVLVGIASAQSVQIVGALLVMSLLITPGAAAAQVTANPVRAVWLSILFAELSAIGGMVLSLAPGVPVSVFVAFISFGIYLVCRGFAYLKSR, translated from the coding sequence GTGAGTGACACCTTGTTTCTGCTCAGCCAGGATTTCGTGCAAACCACGCTGATCGCGTGCGCGCTGCTCGGCATCCTCTCCGGCGTGATGGCGCCGCTGGTGGTGCTGCGCCAGATGTCCTTTTCCGTCCACGCCACCTCCGAGCTGGCGCTCATGGGTGCTTCGGCGGCGTTGCTGTTCGGCCTCAACGTCGGCTTTGGCGCGGTCGCCGGTGCTGTCGTGGCTGCACTCGTCCTCGCTGCGCTGGGGCTGAAGGGCCAGCAAGACTCCGCCGTGGGCGTGGCCATGAGTTTCGGCATGGCGCTGTCCGTGCTGTTTATCCACCTCTACCCCGGCAACTCCAACCGGGCGCTGGCGCTGCTCACCGGCCAGATCGTCGGCGTGTCCGCGCAAAACGTGGTGCTGCTCGGGATCACGACCGCCGTCGTCGCGGGTGCCGTCATCGCCTTGTGGCGCCCGCTGCTGTTCGCCTCGGCTGATCCGGTGATGGCTGCGGCATCAAACGTGCCGGTGCGCGCGATGGCGCTGACGTTCGCCGTGCTCGTCGGTATCGCCTCGGCGCAGTCGGTGCAGATCGTCGGCGCACTGCTGGTGATGTCGCTGCTGATCACGCCCGGCGCGGCCGCCGCCCAAGTCACCGCGAACCCGGTGCGCGCGGTGTGGCTGTCCATCCTGTTCGCGGAACTTTCCGCTATCGGCGGCATGGTGCTCTCGCTCGCCCCCGGCGTGCCGGTGAGCGTGTTCGTGGCCTTTATTTCCTTCGGCATCTACCTCGTGTGCCGAGGGTTCGCCTACCTGAAGTCGCGGTAG
- a CDS encoding DUF2334 domain-containing protein — protein MPGRLLVSISSIFDATLDNVTSMVRDLDREGVAVSLLVAPHIDKKWHLAEDNTTREWLLGQLDKRALMLNGFDQPVQGRRSEFANLRAHEARLRLKGATRQMAALGFDLDMFAPPRWRMSDGTLEVLSEFGFAVAASTKGIYRLHRDEFAQARNLSVGEGYGAAKWWRRNVIKAAERGAEKGNTIRLSASGRELDQKKVRRDFLAAAAAAVEAGAEPADYRDFR, from the coding sequence ATGCCCGGCCGCCTGCTCGTCTCCATCTCGTCCATCTTCGACGCCACGTTGGACAACGTGACAAGCATGGTGCGCGACCTGGACCGGGAGGGGGTGGCGGTGTCGCTTCTGGTGGCGCCGCACATCGACAAGAAGTGGCACCTGGCCGAGGACAACACCACCCGGGAGTGGCTGCTTGGACAGCTTGATAAGCGCGCACTCATGCTCAACGGCTTCGACCAGCCGGTGCAGGGCCGCCGCAGCGAGTTTGCGAACCTTCGCGCCCACGAAGCGCGGCTGCGACTAAAGGGCGCGACGCGGCAGATGGCGGCGCTGGGCTTCGACCTGGACATGTTCGCCCCACCGCGCTGGCGCATGTCGGACGGCACCCTCGAGGTACTAAGCGAGTTCGGGTTTGCCGTGGCGGCGTCGACGAAGGGCATCTACCGGTTGCACCGCGACGAGTTCGCCCAAGCCCGCAACCTGTCCGTCGGCGAGGGCTACGGCGCCGCCAAGTGGTGGCGCCGCAACGTGATCAAGGCCGCTGAGCGCGGCGCCGAAAAGGGCAACACGATCCGTCTGTCGGCATCCGGCCGCGAACTGGACCAGAAGAAGGTGCGCCGCGACTTCCTCGCCGCGGCCGCCGCAGCCGTGGAGGCCGGCGCGGAACCGGCCGACTACCGCGACTTCAGGTAG
- a CDS encoding S9 family peptidase yields the protein MTAPKAVKHPIIRTFHGRDFHDDYEWLRDKDNPEVIEYLEAENAYTEKKTSAWSGLADDIYAEIKSRIKETDMSIPQRQGNWWYYGRTVEGKNYGISCRVPTADDPWTPPEVSEDMPDEQVLLDVNELADGHEFFSLGASSVSTSGRLLAYSFDTEGSERFTMRIKNLETGELLDDQLDGVFYGATWAGEDYLFYVRCDDAWRPHQIWRHKVGTAADEDVLVYEETDEKFGVGVGADRAERFLMIVASSSLTSEYRVLDLDNPTGEFEVLWPRDAGIEYHPDYCVVDGTEYWVITHNAHGANFCVATTPVGELAPLKTLDVLVGHSDTVRIEGIDTYRDFMFMAYRRGGIPRLAVSSLSGGFGEFDELEFSEELYNVGLGGNPEWDAPVVRLGYSSYTQPSQVLDYEVATGKKTLLKQQEVEGGYNADDYEAFRIWATADDGAQVPVSVVRRKGVAGPAPLLLYGYGSYEASMDPGFSVARLSLLDRGMIWACAHVRGGGEMGRAWYDNGKMLHKVNTFTDFIASADAVVAEGLTTHDKMVAEGGSAGGLLMGAVANMAPGKFAGIQAIVPFVDPLTSILKPELPLTVGEWEEWGDPYHDSEVYDYMATYAPYENVAAQDYPDILAVTSLNDTRVLYVEPAKWVAKLREVATGGEILLKTEMSAGHGGVSGRYAKWKQTAFEYAWTLVKSGAVEAPVR from the coding sequence ATGACCGCACCGAAGGCAGTAAAGCACCCGATCATAAGGACCTTCCACGGGCGCGACTTCCACGACGACTACGAGTGGCTGCGCGACAAGGACAACCCTGAGGTCATCGAGTACCTCGAGGCGGAAAACGCCTACACGGAGAAGAAGACTTCCGCGTGGAGCGGGCTTGCCGACGACATCTACGCCGAGATCAAGTCCCGCATCAAGGAAACGGACATGTCCATCCCGCAGCGCCAAGGCAACTGGTGGTACTACGGCCGCACCGTCGAGGGGAAGAACTACGGCATTTCCTGCCGCGTGCCCACCGCCGACGACCCGTGGACCCCGCCCGAGGTGTCGGAGGACATGCCGGATGAGCAGGTGCTGCTCGACGTCAACGAGTTGGCCGACGGCCACGAGTTCTTCTCACTCGGCGCCTCGTCGGTGTCCACTTCGGGGCGGTTGCTCGCATACTCCTTCGACACCGAAGGTAGCGAGCGCTTCACCATGCGCATCAAAAACCTGGAGACCGGCGAGCTTCTCGACGACCAGCTAGACGGCGTGTTCTACGGCGCCACCTGGGCCGGCGAGGACTACCTGTTCTACGTGCGTTGCGACGACGCGTGGCGGCCCCACCAGATCTGGCGCCACAAGGTCGGCACCGCAGCTGACGAGGACGTGCTGGTCTACGAGGAGACGGACGAGAAGTTCGGCGTCGGCGTTGGTGCGGACCGCGCGGAGCGCTTCCTCATGATCGTCGCGTCCTCCTCGCTCACCTCCGAGTACCGTGTGCTCGACCTAGACAATCCGACCGGCGAGTTCGAGGTGCTCTGGCCGCGCGATGCCGGCATCGAGTACCACCCGGACTACTGCGTCGTAGACGGCACCGAGTATTGGGTGATCACCCACAACGCTCATGGCGCGAACTTTTGCGTGGCGACGACACCCGTCGGCGAGCTGGCGCCGTTGAAGACATTGGACGTGCTGGTCGGGCACTCTGACACGGTGCGCATCGAGGGCATCGATACCTACCGCGACTTCATGTTCATGGCGTATCGCCGGGGTGGGATTCCGCGGCTGGCGGTGTCGTCGTTAAGCGGTGGCTTCGGCGAGTTTGACGAGCTGGAGTTCTCCGAGGAGCTCTATAACGTCGGGCTCGGCGGCAACCCGGAGTGGGACGCGCCGGTGGTGCGGCTCGGCTACTCCTCGTACACGCAGCCGTCGCAGGTGCTGGACTACGAAGTGGCCACAGGCAAGAAGACGCTGCTCAAGCAGCAGGAGGTCGAAGGCGGTTACAACGCCGACGACTACGAGGCGTTCCGCATCTGGGCAACGGCTGACGACGGCGCGCAGGTGCCGGTTTCGGTGGTGCGTCGCAAAGGGGTTGCAGGCCCGGCGCCGCTGTTGCTGTACGGCTACGGCTCCTACGAGGCGTCGATGGACCCGGGCTTTTCGGTTGCGCGGCTGTCTTTGCTCGATCGCGGCATGATCTGGGCGTGCGCCCACGTGCGCGGCGGCGGCGAGATGGGCCGGGCCTGGTACGACAACGGCAAGATGCTGCACAAGGTCAACACCTTCACCGACTTCATCGCCAGCGCCGACGCCGTGGTGGCCGAGGGGCTGACCACGCACGACAAGATGGTTGCGGAAGGCGGCTCCGCCGGCGGCCTGCTCATGGGCGCTGTGGCGAACATGGCCCCGGGGAAATTCGCGGGCATCCAGGCGATCGTGCCGTTCGTGGATCCGCTGACCTCCATTTTGAAGCCGGAGCTGCCGCTGACCGTCGGCGAATGGGAGGAGTGGGGCGACCCGTACCACGACTCTGAGGTGTACGACTACATGGCAACCTATGCCCCGTACGAGAACGTCGCAGCGCAGGATTACCCGGATATCCTGGCGGTCACGAGCCTGAACGACACCCGCGTGCTTTACGTCGAGCCCGCCAAGTGGGTGGCGAAGCTGCGTGAGGTGGCCACCGGCGGCGAGATCCTGCTGAAGACGGAAATGTCCGCCGGCCACGGCGGTGTGTCGGGCCGCTACGCCAAGTGGAAGCAGACCGCGTTCGAGTACGCGTGGACGCTGGTGAAGTCCGGCGCGGTCGAGGCTCCTGTGCGATAA
- a CDS encoding phosphoribosylaminoimidazolesuccinocarboxamide synthase, with translation MRPELSDYSHLAGGKVREIYEVDDKTLLLVASDRISAFDYSLEPAIPDKGRILTATSMFFFDLLSDVPNHLAGPIDDERIPEDVLGRAMVVKRLDMVPFECVARGYLTGSGKKEYDATGRVCGVKLPDGLEEASKLPEPIFTPATKAEQGDHDENVTFDFVANKVGSELAGRLRDATLEVYTRAAEYAETKGIILADTKFEFGLDEGGELVLADEVLTPDSSRYWPADGYEEGKNQPSFDKQYVRNWLKSPKSGWDPSDGSLPPELPGSVVEATRDRYIEAYERLSGRRFADWPGQHA, from the coding sequence ATGCGTCCAGAGCTATCCGATTATTCCCACCTCGCCGGTGGCAAAGTCCGCGAGATTTACGAAGTCGACGACAAGACGCTGCTCTTGGTGGCGTCGGACCGGATTTCCGCGTTCGACTACTCGCTTGAGCCGGCGATCCCGGACAAGGGCCGCATTCTCACGGCGACCTCGATGTTCTTCTTCGACCTGCTTTCTGATGTGCCGAACCACCTCGCAGGCCCGATCGACGACGAGCGCATCCCCGAAGACGTCCTCGGTCGCGCCATGGTGGTCAAGCGCCTGGACATGGTGCCGTTCGAGTGCGTCGCCCGCGGCTACCTCACCGGCTCCGGCAAGAAGGAGTACGACGCCACCGGACGCGTGTGTGGCGTTAAGTTGCCCGACGGGCTCGAGGAGGCCTCGAAGCTGCCCGAGCCGATCTTCACCCCCGCGACCAAGGCGGAGCAGGGCGACCACGACGAGAACGTCACGTTCGACTTTGTGGCGAACAAGGTGGGCAGCGAGCTTGCCGGGCGCCTGCGGGACGCAACCCTCGAGGTCTACACGCGTGCCGCCGAGTACGCCGAGACCAAGGGCATCATCCTCGCGGACACGAAGTTCGAGTTCGGCCTGGACGAGGGCGGTGAGCTCGTGCTTGCCGACGAAGTCCTCACGCCGGATTCTTCCCGCTACTGGCCCGCGGACGGCTACGAGGAGGGCAAGAACCAGCCCAGCTTTGACAAGCAGTACGTGCGCAACTGGCTGAAGAGCCCGAAGTCCGGCTGGGATCCGTCCGACGGTTCGCTGCCGCCGGAGCTGCCGGGCTCGGTGGTTGAGGCGACCCGCGACCGCTACATCGAGGCCTACGAGCGCCTCAGTGGTCGACGCTTTGCCGACTGGCCGGGGCAGCACGCATGA
- the purB gene encoding adenylosuccinate lyase yields the protein MTPVKPNNANVLSNRYASPEMATLWAPEHKIILERELWIAVLKAQQELGVEVADGAIEDYERVIDQVDLESIAEREKVTRHDVKARIEEFNALAGHEEIHKGMTSRDLTENVEQLQVRKALELTRDKAVALLKAVGNRAGEYKSLVMAGRSHNVAAQATTLGKRFASAADEILVAVERIEELLSRYALRGIKGPMGTAQDMLDLMGGDEEKLSQLEQGIAAGLGFDRVFDSVGQVYPRSLDFDVVSSLVQLGAGPSSLATTIRLMAGNETVTEGFKEGQVGSSAMPHKMNARSCERVGGFQVILRGYLTMVGDLAGQQWNEGDVFCSVVRRVALPDAFFAIDGQLETMLTVLDEFGAFPAMINRELDRYLPFLATTRILMASVRAGVGRETAHEVIKENAVAMALDMRERGAEQNLVERLAGDDRLPLDKAQLDKALEDKAAFIGAAESQVDRVLARIDDLVKAHPEAADYTPGDIL from the coding sequence ATGACACCCGTGAAGCCGAATAACGCGAATGTTTTGAGTAACCGCTACGCCTCGCCGGAGATGGCCACGCTGTGGGCGCCGGAGCACAAGATCATCCTCGAGCGCGAGCTTTGGATCGCTGTGCTCAAGGCGCAGCAGGAGCTCGGGGTTGAGGTGGCCGACGGTGCCATCGAGGACTATGAGAGGGTCATCGACCAGGTGGATCTGGAGTCCATCGCGGAGCGTGAAAAAGTTACGCGCCACGACGTAAAGGCGCGCATCGAGGAGTTCAACGCGCTGGCGGGCCACGAGGAGATCCACAAGGGTATGACCTCGCGAGACCTGACCGAAAACGTCGAGCAGCTCCAGGTGCGCAAGGCGCTTGAGCTGACTCGCGACAAGGCGGTCGCGCTGCTCAAGGCGGTGGGCAACCGCGCCGGCGAGTACAAGTCGCTGGTCATGGCCGGCCGCTCCCACAACGTCGCAGCGCAGGCCACCACCTTGGGCAAGCGCTTCGCCTCAGCTGCCGACGAGATCCTCGTCGCCGTCGAGCGCATCGAGGAGTTGCTGTCCCGGTACGCTCTCCGCGGCATCAAGGGGCCGATGGGCACCGCGCAGGACATGCTGGACCTCATGGGCGGCGACGAGGAGAAACTGTCGCAACTCGAGCAGGGGATTGCTGCAGGTCTCGGCTTCGACCGCGTCTTTGACTCGGTGGGCCAGGTCTACCCGCGCTCGCTCGACTTCGACGTGGTGTCCTCGCTGGTGCAGCTGGGCGCGGGCCCGTCGTCGCTTGCGACCACCATCCGCCTCATGGCCGGCAACGAGACGGTCACCGAGGGCTTCAAGGAAGGCCAGGTCGGCTCGTCCGCGATGCCGCACAAGATGAACGCGCGTTCCTGCGAGCGCGTCGGCGGCTTCCAGGTGATCCTGCGCGGCTACCTCACCATGGTGGGCGACCTGGCCGGCCAGCAGTGGAACGAGGGCGACGTGTTCTGCTCCGTGGTTCGTCGAGTCGCGCTGCCGGACGCGTTCTTCGCCATCGACGGCCAGCTGGAGACCATGCTCACGGTGCTCGACGAGTTCGGCGCGTTCCCGGCGATGATCAACCGCGAACTGGACCGCTACCTGCCGTTTTTGGCCACCACCCGCATTCTCATGGCGAGCGTGCGCGCCGGCGTGGGCCGCGAGACCGCCCACGAGGTGATCAAGGAAAATGCGGTCGCCATGGCTCTCGACATGCGCGAGCGCGGCGCCGAGCAGAATCTGGTGGAGCGCTTGGCTGGCGACGATCGCCTCCCGCTGGACAAGGCGCAGCTGGATAAAGCGCTGGAGGACAAGGCCGCCTTCATCGGCGCCGCCGAGTCGCAGGTGGACCGGGTGCTCGCGCGTATCGACGACCTGGTCAAGGCCCACCCCGAGGCCGCCGACTACACCCCGGGCGACATCCTCTAA